A stretch of DNA from Oscillatoria salina IIICB1:
CAAGTTCGTCAGAGTAAACACCAACTTATCAAATTACTTAAAGAAAAATCTTATTGGCAAAAACGCTGGATTGATATCGGACATTGTGTAGCTTTTCCAGATGTAATTGTTCCCCAACGACTACTTCCTGATGCTCCACGGGAAATTATTCTTGATAACAGTAATCTTGATAATTTAGCTACTTGGATTAAAGATGTACTAATTTATTACCGTCGTCAGGATAAAAATCAGGAAGCTGGTAATTTTTTCAGCATTCAACGTTTAGTAAATCTTCTCAAACCATCAATTTATTTGCCATCTTTACTGAGTGCAACTATTCAACATCAGAAACAAGAATTAATTAAACTTAGCGAACAACAATTTCGCATTCTTGACTTTTTAGGAAGACATCGACGTGCAGCTATTAGTGGTTGTGCGGGTTCGGGTAAAACCTTGTTAGCAATGGAAAAAGTTCGTCGTCTCAGAGAACAAGAATTTACGGTTTTACTTGTTTGTTATAACAGAGGTTTAGCTAAGTTTTTGCGTCGTTCATTTGTTCGAGATAAAGATTTATATATTTATAATTTTCATGCTTTGTGTAAAAAACTTGTTAGTCAAGCGAATATATCTCTTACTAAAAAGCAAACTAATAATAAAAATCTTCTTTTCAATGAAATTTATCCCTCGCTACTTGTGGATGCTGCTAACAAACTTAACTGGAATGTTGATGCAATTGTTGTCGATGAAGGACAAGATTTTCAAACTAACTGGTGGTTAAGTTTAAGAAGTTTGTTATCAAATCCAGATAATGGCATTTTTTATGTTTTTTATGATGATAACCAAAATCTTTATCAGCAAAAAAGTTATCAGTTTCCTTCAGAATTAGAAATATCTCCCTTTGTCTTAACCGAAAATTGGCGCAACACTAAAAGAATTCATGACCATGTATTACAATATTATCGTGGCGAAAATTCACTTACTGTCTTAGGAGAAGAAGGACGAGATCTAGAATTTTATACTTATCCAAGTAACAATAATGAAGCCTTAAAAAGGCAACTTGGTCGTCTTTTATATCGTTTAGTTTTTGATGAAGGTGTCAAAGCTGATGAAATTGCAATTTTGACAACTACGCGGAAACAATCACTACAAAATCAGCTTGCAGGACAGTTCCGAATTAAAGCAGACCCAGACCCTTATTGTCAAGAGATTTTGTGCAATACAATTTATTATTTCAAGGGACTAGAAAGTCCGGTAGTAATTTTAGTGGAAACTCAGTTAAATCAAATTCCTCAACTGAGAAATCTGCTTTATGTAGGTGCTTCTCGTGCGCGTAATCATTTAATTGTACTACAGCCGGAAGAAGAATTTTAAACTGGTAATAGGAATAATTAATGGTCGATATCCTCTACTAAAAATAATGTCACCTTTTTTGAAGCCAAGTTTTTGAGCTTCGACATCACTCGGATGTCCCCAACGGCGAATCTTTAACGAATCTGGGTCAAGGTGTTCTAACCTGATATAATAATCCACATCAGCCTTACTAAGGTCATCAATTTTGGTCTTTACATTGACCGCCATTTGCTCAGACCAGTTCCAAAAAATTATGCAACAGTAGCTAAAGCTGACAAAATATAATCCCATCCGGTTAAGGAAATAACAATTTCTGGAGAAAATCCTTGAATAACACAGCTAACTTTCTCTTTAAGACTAGATAAAGAATCATAATTTTCCCAACTTAAGTGCTGTTTTAAATACTGCCAAACTCTTTCTATAGGATTTAATTCGGGACTATAAGGTGATTGAAAAGAAATTGATAGAAAAACCGTGATCCATTTACCACTAAAAATAGCTCAACTTCTGAGAAGATAAATATTGCCAAATAAGTAGGAAAATGTTTGCAAAAATAAATGTAGCGCAATCAAAGTTTGACTTTGTTAAAAATTGCTTTAAAGATCCTTCTGCTGAACAAGCTAAAGTGGCAATTGCAATTCGTAATGCAATTGCCACTTTAGGAAAAATTGAAAGTAAATTTATTAGAGCAGAAGCATCTTTTGAAGATCTAGATTCACTCCCTTTTTGGTCTTTATGTGGAGATGCTGGATTTAACACAGTAAAATTTATTGAAGCTATTGAGTTAGAACTCGGTATTCACTTTTTAGAAGAAAAAATTGAACATTCGTCAGTAAGAGACCCCGATCTAAATATACATATGAAAATCCATGAGTTTATTAACGAGTTTTACATATGGTACGAATATAGCCGAGATACGGACTAGATGGGGGCTTTTAGGGGTATGATTTTAATACCAGTTACAAAAAACAATGCTACAATCAATCTAGAACTAAGAACTAAGAAGATGAAAGTTGACTACAGCGAAAAAATTTCTCAGAGTTCCGAAGAGTTAAAAAAGTTACTCGAACGCCTCATCTAAAGTCACTCTAACTTCCTCCACACCTGCTCACATTCGTCTGATTCACTCCGCATCTGACTAACCCATTCTTGAGCATCTTGACCTTTTAACAAATTGGGTACAATTCCACGAAATTATTGTAAGGAACGCTGACGTTTTTTGTTCTTTGTTTCAGCAATATACTGAAGCAAATGTTCATAATTTGCATCAATAGATTGACCTTCTTCAACCCGCTCATCTTCCTGAATACGCTGTTCTAAATAATGTAAAACTTCAAGCCGTTCTTCCTTGTTCAAACTATCAATTTGTGTGAAAACATCTTTAACTTTTGGACTCATACTTCCTCCAAAATGTTTCAAATAATCTGGGTTAAAACTAAGGTCAGCAGGTAAACCCTTCGCAGCCCCAACTACCCCTAATTTTACTGCTAAATCATAAGCACTTTCTGCCATTATCCCTGTACCAACCCATCTAACATTTTATCACCTTCGGAATGTTTTCGAGCATTACAATCTTTACAACGACGCTCATTGATTGAAAAAGATATGCAGGACGATGAAACCTACTTCACGGTTACGCCGATTCTGAAATGGTATCTTCAAACTATAAAATAGATTTGTTTTTATGTATTAGTTCTTCCTCCTTAGAAAAAATGACTGAGAATTAAGGTAAAAACAGAGGAATAAACTATTTAAGGATTTGCTGAAGCATTCGACTTGCTTGGGAACCGTAGCCGCCGCCAAACAAATTAAAATGATTCAAAATGTGATAAAGATTATACAAAGTTTTCCTTTGTTTATAACCTTCATCTAATTGCCAAACTTCGTTATAACCGCGATAAAAAGCAGCAGGGAAACCGCCAAATAATTCAGTCATTGCCACATCGACTTCACGATCGCCCCAATATGTGGCAGGATCTAAAATAACTGGTTCTCCTGTTACGGTGGAGGCTGCGTTTCCCGACCACAAGTCCCCATGTACTAAGGAAGGTTGCGGTTGACGATCTGCTAAAATTGCTCGTACTTGGCTAATTACCTCATTAGTATCGGGGAAACTACCACCTTTACGTTTCGCTAGTCGCAATTGATAGCCAATTCTGTGTTCGGCGAAAAAGTCTGCCCAATTTTCTGTCCAAGTATTGATTTGTGGTGTGGAACCGATAGTATTGTTGGTGTCCCAGCCGAATTTATCTGCGCCTTTGGTTTGGTGCATAGCAGCTAGTTTGCGCCCCATTTCGGTAGAGGTTTCGCTACTACTAGAACCAAATTCTAGCCATTCCATAACGATGTAGGCAGTTTGGTCTACTGTACCCCAACAAATCGGTTTGGGAACGCGAATTGTTTGGGTTTCATACATTTGTTTTAAACCCAAGGCTTCGGCGGCAAACATATCCGCAAAGGAAGCAGAATTGATTTTTAAGAAGTAGTTGCAATTTTGTCCTTCGAGACAATAACATTGATTGATACAGCCGCCACCAACGGAACGACGGTTTTCAAGCTTGAATTTTTCTTGAGTATGGGTTGAGATTTGTTCGGCGATTTGATTCCACATTTTTAGTAATTCTGAGAGAGACGTTTGGGATAACGTCTCTACATATACCAAACATCGAACAATTATTCTGGTTTGACAGCAACTACACCATAAGCATCAAAAGAGAGATAGCGTTGTGCAGCTATTTGTAAGTCTACCGCTTCGATCGCTTGAATGCGATCGGGATAATTGATTGCTGGGGCTAAATCTCCGATTTGGGATTGATAATATCCGTAGAGGTTAGCGCGATCGCTGGGTTTTTCGTTGGCAAAAACGAAACGATTTGCTACTTTAGTACGCAGACGAGTTATATCTGCTTCGGCAATTAGTTCGTTGTTGAGTTGGCGGATGTGTTCGGCGATCGCATTTTCGACTTCGGTAAGATTTTCCGGTGGTAACATTGCATAGATATAAAATGCTCCCTGAATTAATTGCGTCATGTTACTCGCACCGATGGAAGATACCAGTTGCCGTTCTTCGCGTAAATCCCGAAACAGTCTCGACATCTTACCCTGTCCTAAAATCGCTGCTAGAATGTCCAGGGCATAGGTTTCTGCAACCGAGTTCATTCCCGGTACTCGCCACAACATCACTAAACGGGCTTGTTGCAGGGTTTCATCAATGTATTCTCGCCGCACAATATCGGTAAAACTAGGTTCGGGGAAGAAAGTTTCTCGTTCGCCTAACCAAGGCATTTTCCCCGCAAATTTATCTTCGCTGTAGCATTGTTCAAATCCAGCGTTAACAATACCAATTAATTCCTCCACAGGTAAATTACCCACTACCGCCGCCGTCATTAATTCAGGTCGATACCACTGGCTGTGAAAGTTCCGCATTTGTTGCGCTTCCAGTTGAGAAATTACCTCTGTCGGTCCTAATACCGAACGGCGATAGGGTAAATGCTCGAAACCTGTTCCCATTGCTCGATAAAACGTGCGACGACGAGGATTATCTTCCGAACGACGAATTTCTTCCAAAATTACTAGACGTTCGCGTGCAAACGCATCGTCAGCAATGCAAGGATTGACAACTACGTCTATTTGCAATGGTGCTAACTTGGCAAAATCTTTGGGGGCGGTGGTGATGTAATAGTGAGTATAATCCTGACTCGTGGCGGCGTTGGTAACTGCACCCCGTTCTTCGATTAAACGTTCAAAGTCCCCTGCTTTCAGTCGGGGTGTTCCTTTAAAAACCATGTGTTCGAGAAAATGAGCCATGCCGTTGATAGCATCGGGTTCGACGGCAGAACCCACTTTTAACCAGATATTCAAACTTACCGCATCCACGGCCATCTGTTCTGCAACAATAGTTAAACCGTTGGGTAATTGCCTTACTGTGGGCGCATTCAGGGTTGGAGTCGAAAGCAGAGTTGATGTCATTCGCTAATTACAAATATTTGTTAATTCTGCTTTTATCTTAACTAGGTTAGGGAATTAGGCGATCGCGCACTTCCTTCTTAACTTTTCTCAACAAATGTTTACAATGTGATTGGGGACTGGGAATTGGGGACTGGGAATTGGGGACTGGGGACTGGGGACTGGGGACTGGGGACTGGGGATTGGGGATTGGGGACTGGGGACTGGGGACTGGAGACTGGGTGAAAACTTATTTTTAATACATACTTATGCAAAAAAGTCAAGAAAAAACACAAAAAAATCGTGTAGTAGTTGTTGGGGCGGGAATTGGCGGACTCACAGCCGGGGCATTACTAGCTCGTCGAGGCTACGATGTCCTTATTTTAGATCAGGCGATCGCACCCGGAGGCTGTGCCTCAACCTTCAAACGACGAGAATTTACCTTTGATGTCGGTGCAACCCAAGTAGCAGGTTTAGAGCCTGGAGGCATCCACAAACGCATCTTTGATGAGTTAGAAATAGAGTTACCATCAGCCACACCTTGCGATCCAGCTTGCGCGGTATTCTTACCAGGAGAAACCGAACCAATTAGTGTTTGGCGCGACCCGAAAAAATGGCAATTAGAGAGACAAAAACAGTTTCCCAGCAGCGAACCTTTTTGGCAATTAATGTCAAATTTATTTCGTGCTAGCTGGCGATTTCAAAGTAGAGATCCAGTCTTACCGCCGCGCAATTTATGGGATCTTTGGCAGTTAATTGCTGCCCTCCGTTTAGATACTTTTATCACCGTACCTTTTACTTTCATGACCGTAAGTGATGCCTTAAGAGGATATCGGATTTATGATGACAAAAGGCTGCGAACATTTTTAGATTTACAACTAAAACTTTATTCCCAAGTTGATGCCGATGAAACAGCTTTATTGTATGCAGCAACAGCATTAGGAGTATCTCAAGAACCACAGGGATTATATCATTTACA
This window harbors:
- a CDS encoding NERD domain-containing protein yields the protein MYPETLNPDVKSPAERLLYQAFAEQLPDNYTVLHQVSWQYRHPNSLVEDGETDFVIVEPSLGILILEVKGGKIRYDSTLDKWYSNQHQIKDPFWQVRQSKHQLIKLLKEKSYWQKRWIDIGHCVAFPDVIVPQRLLPDAPREIILDNSNLDNLATWIKDVLIYYRRQDKNQEAGNFFSIQRLVNLLKPSIYLPSLLSATIQHQKQELIKLSEQQFRILDFLGRHRRAAISGCAGSGKTLLAMEKVRRLREQEFTVLLVCYNRGLAKFLRRSFVRDKDLYIYNFHALCKKLVSQANISLTKKQTNNKNLLFNEIYPSLLVDAANKLNWNVDAIVVDEGQDFQTNWWLSLRSLLSNPDNGIFYVFYDDNQNLYQQKSYQFPSELEISPFVLTENWRNTKRIHDHVLQYYRGENSLTVLGEEGRDLEFYTYPSNNNEALKRQLGRLLYRLVFDEGVKADEIAILTTTRKQSLQNQLAGQFRIKADPDPYCQEILCNTIYYFKGLESPVVILVETQLNQIPQLRNLLYVGASRARNHLIVLQPEEEF
- a CDS encoding fructosamine kinase family protein — protein: MWNQIAEQISTHTQEKFKLENRRSVGGGCINQCYCLEGQNCNYFLKINSASFADMFAAEALGLKQMYETQTIRVPKPICWGTVDQTAYIVMEWLEFGSSSSETSTEMGRKLAAMHQTKGADKFGWDTNNTIGSTPQINTWTENWADFFAEHRIGYQLRLAKRKGGSFPDTNEVISQVRAILADRQPQPSLVHGDLWSGNAASTVTGEPVILDPATYWGDREVDVAMTELFGGFPAAFYRGYNEVWQLDEGYKQRKTLYNLYHILNHFNLFGGGYGSQASRMLQQILK
- a CDS encoding M16 family metallopeptidase, with product MTSTLLSTPTLNAPTVRQLPNGLTIVAEQMAVDAVSLNIWLKVGSAVEPDAINGMAHFLEHMVFKGTPRLKAGDFERLIEERGAVTNAATSQDYTHYYITTAPKDFAKLAPLQIDVVVNPCIADDAFARERLVILEEIRRSEDNPRRRTFYRAMGTGFEHLPYRRSVLGPTEVISQLEAQQMRNFHSQWYRPELMTAAVVGNLPVEELIGIVNAGFEQCYSEDKFAGKMPWLGERETFFPEPSFTDIVRREYIDETLQQARLVMLWRVPGMNSVAETYALDILAAILGQGKMSRLFRDLREERQLVSSIGASNMTQLIQGAFYIYAMLPPENLTEVENAIAEHIRQLNNELIAEADITRLRTKVANRFVFANEKPSDRANLYGYYQSQIGDLAPAINYPDRIQAIEAVDLQIAAQRYLSFDAYGVVAVKPE
- a CDS encoding transposase; translation: MFSGKWITVFLSISFQSPYSPELNPIERVWQYLKQHLSWENYDSLSSLKEKVSCVIQGFSPEIVISLTGWDYILSALATVA
- a CDS encoding aldehyde dehydrogenase, with the protein product MFAKINVAQSKFDFVKNCFKDPSAEQAKVAIAIRNAIATLGKIESKFIRAEASFEDLDSLPFWSLCGDAGFNTVKFIEAIELELGIHFLEEKIEHSSVRDPDLNIHMKIHEFINEFYIWYEYSRDTD